A window of Aeromicrobium sp. Root236 contains these coding sequences:
- a CDS encoding MFS transporter → MTDVESLDPAESSAPETAPAPHAGLALVLILMAQLMVVLDGTIANIALPYIGTDLDISQANLTWIVTGYALAFGGLLLLGGRLGDLYGRRLLFMSGLTLFAVASLLGGLAQNEGLLLGSRALQGVGAAMAAPAALALITTTFPAGPQRNRAMAAYATMSGIGAAIGLILGGWLTGLDQPLGVDGWRLTFLINVPIGLLAALAAPRVLRESEKHTGWLDIPGAVTGTLGLLGIVFGLSRAGQQAYGWDHVQTIASLAAGIILLVSFVVIESRVEHPLLPTRIFANRTRATSFVAMMIAPAAMFAMFFYLSLFIQQVMGYSSLKAGFAFLPFSFGIVIGAGVVSNLVSKVAPRFLAGIGTLLAAVSLFMFSRIPIDDSPAGALASAARGSADVSYWGHVFPYVLVMAIGMGMVFVPLTLTAVHHVQAEDSGIGSGVLNTMQQVGGALGLAVLSTVALHFSGNSLDQATGPVSKAASDPGLAERALFFISFHDGATHAFLVAAGLMLAASAIIWVFLDVKHTELATDGPEAIHVG, encoded by the coding sequence ATGACCGACGTCGAATCACTCGATCCTGCGGAGTCGAGCGCTCCCGAGACCGCCCCTGCCCCGCACGCGGGGCTCGCCCTGGTGCTGATCCTCATGGCGCAGCTGATGGTGGTGCTCGACGGCACCATCGCCAACATCGCCCTGCCCTACATCGGGACCGACCTGGACATCTCGCAGGCCAACCTGACGTGGATCGTCACCGGGTACGCCTTGGCATTCGGCGGCCTGCTCCTCCTGGGCGGCCGTCTCGGTGACCTCTACGGGCGCCGCCTGCTCTTCATGAGCGGCCTGACCCTCTTCGCGGTCGCCTCGCTGCTGGGCGGCCTCGCCCAGAACGAGGGCCTGCTGCTCGGCTCGCGGGCACTGCAGGGCGTGGGTGCGGCCATGGCTGCCCCCGCCGCTCTCGCACTGATCACCACGACGTTCCCGGCGGGCCCGCAGCGCAACCGTGCCATGGCGGCGTACGCCACGATGTCCGGCATCGGTGCGGCGATCGGGCTGATCCTCGGCGGCTGGCTCACCGGCCTCGACCAGCCCCTGGGCGTCGACGGCTGGCGCCTCACGTTCCTCATCAACGTCCCGATCGGCCTGCTGGCCGCCCTCGCCGCCCCGCGCGTCCTGCGGGAGTCGGAGAAGCACACCGGCTGGCTCGACATCCCGGGTGCCGTCACCGGAACCCTGGGCCTGCTCGGGATCGTCTTCGGGCTGTCCCGCGCCGGTCAGCAGGCGTACGGCTGGGACCACGTCCAGACCATCGCCTCCCTGGCGGCCGGCATCATCCTGCTGGTCAGCTTCGTGGTCATCGAGTCGCGCGTCGAGCACCCGCTGCTGCCGACCCGCATCTTCGCCAACCGCACGCGGGCGACCAGCTTCGTCGCGATGATGATCGCGCCCGCGGCGATGTTCGCCATGTTCTTCTACCTGAGCCTGTTCATCCAGCAGGTCATGGGCTACTCGTCGCTCAAGGCGGGCTTCGCCTTCCTGCCGTTCTCGTTCGGCATCGTGATCGGCGCCGGCGTCGTCTCCAACCTGGTCAGCAAGGTGGCTCCGCGGTTCCTCGCCGGCATCGGCACGCTGCTGGCCGCGGTCAGCCTGTTCATGTTCTCGCGCATCCCGATCGACGACTCCCCTGCTGGCGCGCTGGCATCCGCTGCCCGCGGGTCGGCCGACGTCTCCTACTGGGGCCACGTCTTCCCGTACGTGCTCGTGATGGCGATCGGCATGGGCATGGTGTTCGTGCCGCTCACGCTGACCGCGGTGCACCACGTGCAGGCCGAGGACTCGGGCATCGGGTCCGGAGTGCTCAACACGATGCAGCAGGTCGGCGGCGCGCTCGGGCTCGCCGTGCTCAGCACCGTCGCGTTGCACTTCTCCGGCAACTCGCTGGACCAGGCCACCGGACCCGTGTCGAAGGCCGCGAGCGATCCCGGCCTGGCCGAGCGGGCCCTGTTCTTCATCTCCTTCCACGACGGCGCGACCCATGCCTTCCTGGTCGCGGCGGGGCTGATGCTCGCCGCCTCGGCGATCATCTGGGTGTTCCTCGACGTCAAGCACACGGAGCTGGCCACCGATGGTCCCGAGGCCATCCACGTCGGCTGA
- a CDS encoding TetR/AcrR family transcriptional regulator, which produces MSPAAQQASAGTSTRPRVEGGREQEIFDATLQVLAEVGYDRLTLDAVAAEAKASKATLYRRWNGKAQLVIDALIAHMGEPVVTDTGTLRGDLIATYCGMGGVTDRQQMALVGSLITAVSRDPEFAEVYRRDVVAPKIAVNDAIFERAKARGEIAADVDLALVSPCLPGIVLHRLFFLGETPTEDLITRVIDQVIMPAVTRG; this is translated from the coding sequence ATGTCCCCCGCAGCCCAGCAGGCATCTGCCGGCACCTCGACGCGCCCACGTGTCGAAGGCGGGCGCGAGCAGGAGATCTTCGACGCCACGCTCCAGGTGCTGGCCGAGGTGGGTTACGACCGCCTGACGCTGGACGCAGTCGCCGCCGAGGCCAAGGCATCCAAGGCGACGCTCTACCGTCGTTGGAACGGCAAGGCCCAGCTCGTCATCGACGCCCTGATCGCCCACATGGGCGAGCCGGTCGTCACCGACACGGGCACCCTGCGCGGGGACCTCATCGCGACCTACTGCGGGATGGGCGGCGTCACCGACCGTCAGCAGATGGCGCTCGTCGGAAGTCTGATCACCGCGGTCAGCCGGGACCCGGAGTTCGCGGAGGTCTACCGCCGCGACGTCGTCGCCCCCAAGATCGCGGTGAACGACGCGATCTTCGAGCGCGCGAAGGCACGCGGCGAGATCGCCGCCGACGTCGACCTCGCGCTGGTCAGCCCGTGCCTGCCGGGCATCGTCCTGCACCGCCTGTTCTTCCTCGGCGAGACACCCACCGAGGACCTGATCACCCGGGTCATCGACCAGGTCATCATGCCGGCCGTCACTCGCGGCTGA